From the genome of Variovorax sp. RA8, one region includes:
- a CDS encoding helix-turn-helix transcriptional regulator encodes MKRSRMLDLTRVREAAVRIRQLSCLDVTGPHLAPLLLRELRGVLAFDTGGYFHPGADGRLESFMEAPDIQAMVPIYLDERLQRDERRVARSYEQAARTEIGPQVRDQLIKVPWAEFQRSDYNNVLLRPVGLHDCVSLMPRHADGRPVGSIKLYRRTTLLDFRSDELHEFARLERFLAVALTPPEGTAASHEMDAQGTEMLVATPEGRLLWMSAQGAALMAAAFGSHWRPSGQLPDSLKLVLQRLAWVRSGHNASDAPRLEIRNAHGLFTIRGCSLHAAAAGEPEVVGIQITLHVHRALRLLQALRLLSLSPRQSEIGFWLARGLSEPEIAQRMKLSLHTVVYHRRQLHDRLGTRNRKELLARLLGSLAGAQS; translated from the coding sequence ATGAAAAGATCCCGAATGCTCGACCTGACGCGCGTGCGGGAGGCGGCGGTGCGCATCCGCCAGCTCTCGTGCCTCGATGTCACAGGTCCGCATCTCGCGCCGCTTTTGCTGCGCGAGCTGCGCGGGGTGCTCGCCTTCGACACGGGCGGCTACTTTCACCCCGGCGCCGACGGGCGGCTCGAATCCTTCATGGAAGCGCCCGACATCCAGGCCATGGTCCCGATCTACCTGGACGAGCGCCTGCAGCGCGACGAGCGGCGCGTGGCCCGCAGTTACGAACAGGCGGCCCGCACGGAGATCGGGCCCCAGGTTCGCGACCAGCTCATCAAGGTGCCCTGGGCCGAGTTCCAGCGCAGCGACTACAACAACGTGCTGCTGCGCCCGGTCGGACTGCATGACTGCGTGAGCTTGATGCCGCGTCACGCCGACGGCCGGCCGGTCGGATCGATCAAGCTCTATCGACGTACCACCCTGCTCGACTTCAGGTCCGACGAACTGCACGAGTTCGCGCGGCTGGAACGTTTTCTCGCCGTCGCGCTGACGCCGCCCGAAGGCACGGCCGCGTCGCACGAGATGGACGCTCAAGGCACCGAGATGCTCGTCGCCACGCCCGAGGGCCGTCTGCTGTGGATGTCGGCGCAAGGTGCCGCGCTGATGGCCGCAGCCTTCGGCAGCCACTGGCGCCCGAGTGGGCAGCTCCCCGACAGCCTCAAGCTGGTCCTCCAGCGGCTCGCGTGGGTACGAAGCGGCCACAACGCCAGCGATGCGCCTCGGCTGGAGATCCGCAACGCCCACGGCCTCTTCACGATTCGCGGCTGCAGCCTGCATGCCGCAGCCGCAGGCGAGCCGGAAGTGGTGGGCATCCAGATCACCTTGCACGTCCACCGTGCGCTGCGCCTCTTGCAGGCACTGCGGCTGCTTTCGCTCTCGCCCCGGCAGTCAGAGATCGGCTTCTGGTTGGCCCGCGGCCTCTCGGAGCCGGAGATTGCGCAGCGCATGAAGCTGAGCCTGCATACTGTGGTTTATCACCGGCGCCAGTTGCACGACCGACTGGGGACGCGGAACCGCAAGGAGCTCCTGGCGCGATTGCTGGGCTCGCTGGCCGGCGCCCAGTCATGA
- a CDS encoding FAS1-like dehydratase domain-containing protein yields MTLQAEELRAWIGRSETIQDAINPTPVIALTATLDHPSTPVETGTALPYLWHWLYFLPMHRQSEISADGHAKRGGFLPPVPLPRRMWAGSQFEFRSPLRVGDRVARTSTIDDVTVKEGRTGTLVFVKVRHEVRCNDSSDPALVEFHDIVYREAQGPNDVAPPPQAAPAEAQWKRSIVPDDVLLFRYSALTFNGHRIHYDRQYVTQVEGYPGLIVHGPLIATLLMDLLRRQMPQADVASFRFKAVRPTFDLHPFHLQGQPEADGKTIRLWACDHEGWLTMDATAVLR; encoded by the coding sequence GTGACCCTTCAAGCTGAAGAACTACGTGCCTGGATCGGACGCAGCGAGACCATCCAGGACGCCATCAACCCGACGCCCGTGATCGCGCTGACGGCTACGCTGGATCACCCTTCGACGCCCGTCGAGACTGGTACCGCCTTGCCGTACCTTTGGCATTGGTTGTATTTCCTGCCGATGCATCGACAGTCGGAAATTAGCGCCGACGGACACGCCAAGCGCGGCGGCTTCCTTCCTCCCGTGCCGCTGCCTCGCCGGATGTGGGCCGGCAGCCAGTTCGAATTTCGCTCCCCTCTACGAGTTGGAGACCGGGTCGCGCGAACCTCGACCATCGACGACGTCACCGTCAAAGAGGGCCGCACCGGCACGCTTGTCTTCGTCAAGGTCAGGCACGAGGTGCGTTGCAACGACAGCAGCGATCCGGCGCTCGTCGAATTCCACGACATCGTCTACCGCGAGGCGCAGGGCCCGAACGATGTTGCGCCACCGCCTCAAGCCGCGCCCGCGGAAGCCCAGTGGAAGCGCTCCATCGTGCCGGATGACGTGCTGCTGTTCCGCTATTCAGCACTTACCTTCAACGGCCACCGCATCCACTACGACAGGCAGTACGTCACCCAGGTCGAGGGGTATCCCGGCCTGATCGTGCATGGACCGTTGATTGCAACGCTGCTGATGGATCTCCTTCGGCGCCAGATGCCGCAAGCCGATGTGGCCAGCTTCCGGTTCAAGGCGGTGCGCCCGACATTCGACCTCCATCCTTTCCACCTTCAGGGACAACCCGAGGCCGACGGAAAGACCATCCGGCTCTGGGCCTGCGATCACGAAGGCTGGCTCACGATGGACGCAACGGCGGTCCTGCGCTGA
- a CDS encoding CaiB/BaiF CoA transferase family protein: protein MQPLKGLTVVTLEHAIAAPFATRQLADLGARVIKIERPGSGDFARGYDERVHGLASHFVWTNRSKESLTLDVKHPEAATILERLVVEKADVVVQNLAPGAAARLGLGYDKLSAAKPGLIVCDISGYGDDPINPGPYRDKKAYDLLIQSEAGFVSVTGTPDEPCKAGPSIADIAAGMYAYSSILAALLQRGQTGKGQRIDISMLESLAEWTSYPLYYAFEGAAPPPRTGASHATIYPYGPFPTGDGSMVMLGLQNEREWASFCETVLQRPALTADPRFTANFKRVAARDALRGIIVEAFSSLTRAQVVERLELAQIANAQVNTMNDVWAHPQLKARRRWTEVGSPVGPLPAMLPPGTWDVGPRMDPVPALGQHTDAILAELGYGAAEIEALRASKAV from the coding sequence ATGCAGCCACTCAAAGGCCTCACGGTCGTCACGCTGGAGCACGCGATCGCAGCGCCTTTCGCCACGCGCCAACTCGCCGACCTCGGCGCGCGCGTCATCAAGATCGAACGCCCGGGTTCTGGCGATTTCGCCCGAGGCTATGACGAGCGCGTCCACGGACTCGCGTCGCACTTTGTCTGGACCAACCGCTCCAAGGAAAGCCTGACGCTCGACGTCAAGCATCCCGAGGCGGCCACGATTCTGGAGCGCCTGGTCGTGGAGAAGGCAGATGTCGTCGTACAGAACCTCGCTCCCGGCGCCGCTGCGCGCCTTGGCCTCGGGTATGACAAGCTTTCCGCCGCGAAGCCGGGGTTGATCGTGTGTGACATCTCGGGCTATGGCGACGACCCCATCAACCCCGGGCCGTATCGTGACAAGAAGGCCTACGACCTCCTCATTCAGAGCGAGGCGGGGTTCGTCTCGGTCACGGGCACGCCCGATGAGCCCTGCAAGGCCGGTCCATCGATCGCCGACATCGCTGCGGGCATGTACGCGTACAGCAGCATTCTCGCGGCGCTGTTGCAGCGCGGCCAGACCGGCAAGGGCCAGCGCATCGACATCTCGATGCTGGAGTCGCTCGCCGAATGGACCAGCTATCCGCTCTACTACGCGTTCGAAGGTGCCGCACCACCTCCGCGAACCGGCGCCAGCCATGCAACGATCTACCCCTATGGCCCGTTCCCCACGGGCGACGGCAGCATGGTCATGCTGGGCCTTCAGAATGAACGCGAGTGGGCCAGTTTCTGCGAAACGGTGCTGCAGCGACCGGCGCTGACCGCCGATCCTCGCTTCACAGCCAACTTCAAGAGAGTGGCCGCTCGCGACGCGCTGCGCGGAATCATTGTGGAAGCCTTCTCATCGCTGACCAGGGCGCAGGTGGTCGAACGGCTCGAACTCGCGCAGATCGCCAATGCCCAGGTCAACACCATGAATGATGTCTGGGCCCACCCGCAACTGAAGGCACGCCGGCGTTGGACCGAAGTCGGCTCGCCGGTGGGCCCGCTCCCCGCGATGCTGCCGCCAGGCACCTGGGACGTGGGCCCGCGCATGGACCCCGTGCCTGCACTCGGCCAGCACACCGACGCAATCCTTGCCGAACTGGGCTACGGCGCGGCCGAGATCGAGGCGCTGCGCGCATCCAAGGCTGTCTGA
- a CDS encoding HpcH/HpaI aldolase/citrate lyase family protein encodes MSVASSIPRTYLFVPGTRPERFGKALASGADAVILDLEDAVAADDKALARQAIADWFRSANAGDRSRTVVRINDAASPWFDDDLAALRKAGACSVLLPKAESAQQVAATLTALPGASVLALIESARGVAGVDTVAAAGVSRLVFGTLDFALDLGIEIENDASGLAYAAGRIVIASRVAGLPAPVAGVTPQLDDRKRLLADLASARALGFGAKLCIHPSQVEPIHTALRPSAEALAWAQRVLAADAASPGAARLDGRMVDRPVVLQAQRTLALARV; translated from the coding sequence ATGTCCGTGGCTTCCAGTATCCCTCGCACCTACCTCTTCGTGCCGGGCACGCGGCCGGAACGCTTCGGCAAGGCGCTGGCAAGCGGCGCGGATGCCGTCATCCTGGACCTCGAAGACGCTGTCGCAGCCGACGACAAGGCGCTTGCTCGCCAGGCAATCGCGGACTGGTTCCGTTCCGCAAACGCGGGCGACCGGTCGCGCACCGTGGTGCGCATCAACGATGCCGCGTCGCCGTGGTTCGACGACGACCTGGCGGCGTTGCGCAAGGCCGGGGCCTGCAGCGTCCTACTGCCCAAGGCCGAGTCTGCCCAGCAGGTCGCGGCCACGCTCACCGCGCTGCCCGGGGCCAGCGTTCTCGCGCTGATCGAAAGTGCGCGCGGGGTCGCCGGAGTCGACACCGTCGCGGCCGCGGGCGTGTCGCGCCTGGTGTTCGGCACGCTGGACTTTGCATTGGACCTGGGCATCGAGATTGAAAACGACGCTTCGGGTCTCGCCTACGCGGCCGGCCGTATCGTGATTGCCTCGCGCGTGGCAGGCCTGCCGGCGCCTGTCGCCGGGGTCACGCCCCAGCTGGACGATCGCAAGCGCCTTCTGGCCGACCTGGCTTCGGCGCGCGCTCTGGGCTTTGGCGCCAAACTGTGCATTCATCCGAGTCAGGTCGAACCCATTCACACGGCGCTGAGACCCTCCGCAGAAGCACTGGCGTGGGCGCAGCGAGTGCTTGCAGCCGATGCTGCGTCCCCGGGCGCTGCGCGGCTCGATGGCCGCATGGTCGATCGACCCGTGGTCCTTCAGGCACAACGCACGCTGGCCCTGGCCCGCGTCTGA
- a CDS encoding class-II fumarase/aspartase family protein: protein MASTIIDSRIFGDMFSDARMRDVWSDENRTAKYLDIERALAKVQGELGIIPKDAADEIVRNCELSQIDWDRLKAKTEQIGYPIIAVVNQINANCRDKLGEYCHWGATTQDITDTAAVLQMREGLALVEQDLDEIGEALAALAKKYRDTPVIGRSNLQQATPITFGYKMASILAGIDRHRERLQQLKPRVLMGEFGGASGTLSSLEKGAMETQAGLMKELGLAQPLISWHTVRDTIAEVGAFLGLVGGSLGKIAMDVKLMMQTEVAEVFEPFAPGRGSSSTMPQKRNPISCLYIHANISVARQHVAALMDAMVADHERSTGPWEIEWVSLPEIFCLMSGALKQTKFILKGLEVDATRMRANIDLTNGLVMSEAVMMGLGPYIGREYAHDLVYDLCREAISKNRPLIEILSEHPEISKHVTRAQLGAMCDPVNNLGQAGVMVDRVLAARR, encoded by the coding sequence ATGGCCTCCACCATCATCGACTCGCGCATCTTCGGCGACATGTTCAGCGACGCGCGCATGCGCGACGTGTGGTCTGACGAGAACCGGACCGCCAAGTACCTCGACATCGAACGCGCGCTGGCCAAGGTGCAGGGCGAACTCGGCATCATCCCCAAGGATGCGGCGGACGAGATCGTCCGCAACTGCGAGCTATCCCAGATCGACTGGGACAGGCTCAAGGCCAAGACCGAGCAGATCGGTTACCCGATCATCGCGGTCGTCAACCAGATCAACGCCAACTGCCGCGACAAGCTGGGAGAGTACTGCCACTGGGGCGCTACCACCCAGGACATCACCGATACGGCCGCGGTGCTGCAGATGCGCGAAGGCCTCGCTTTGGTGGAGCAGGATCTGGACGAGATCGGCGAAGCACTGGCTGCGCTGGCAAAGAAGTACCGCGATACGCCCGTGATTGGCCGTTCCAACCTGCAGCAGGCCACACCGATCACCTTCGGCTACAAGATGGCAAGCATCCTGGCTGGCATCGACCGTCACCGCGAGCGCCTGCAACAGCTCAAGCCGCGGGTGCTGATGGGGGAGTTCGGCGGGGCGTCGGGCACGCTGTCATCGTTGGAGAAGGGTGCGATGGAAACCCAGGCCGGCCTGATGAAGGAACTCGGCCTTGCCCAGCCGCTGATCTCCTGGCACACGGTGCGCGACACCATCGCGGAGGTCGGTGCCTTCCTTGGACTGGTGGGCGGCTCGCTCGGCAAGATCGCGATGGACGTCAAGCTGATGATGCAGACCGAAGTGGCCGAGGTGTTCGAGCCTTTTGCGCCCGGTCGCGGCTCCTCGTCGACCATGCCGCAGAAGCGCAACCCGATCTCCTGCCTGTACATCCATGCCAACATTTCCGTGGCGCGCCAGCACGTCGCTGCGCTCATGGATGCGATGGTGGCCGATCACGAGCGCTCGACCGGTCCCTGGGAGATCGAGTGGGTCTCTTTGCCGGAGATCTTCTGCCTGATGTCTGGTGCGCTGAAGCAGACCAAATTCATCCTCAAGGGCCTGGAGGTCGACGCCACGCGCATGCGCGCCAACATCGACCTCACCAACGGCCTGGTGATGTCTGAAGCCGTGATGATGGGGCTGGGCCCCTACATTGGCCGCGAGTACGCGCACGATCTCGTGTATGACCTGTGCCGCGAAGCGATCAGCAAGAATCGCCCGCTGATCGAGATCTTGTCGGAGCACCCGGAGATCAGCAAGCACGTCACGCGCGCCCAGCTCGGCGCGATGTGCGACCCAGTCAACAACCTCGGCCAGGCCGGCGTGATGGTCGATCGGGTGCTGGCGGCACGTCGCTGA
- a CDS encoding LysR family transcriptional regulator, which translates to MAINFNLNDLQAFRAVAELSNFRKAAEALHVSQPAFSRRIEKLEEALGVRLLERTTRRVSLTAVGRDFDRKVQQLLDDLDLTLLGIRGVAATRMGEVTIACVPSTVYYFVSQVISRYHERYPKVRVKVFDASANEVLAAVSGGEADFGLNFIGGQEPDIEFKPLMEERFVAACRRDHALAGKRRVSWTELAQYDYISVSKASGNRLLLDQALSGLPGRPQAIYEAQHVTTMLGLVEAGLGVAAVPSIAMPGADHPLLVSVPLVEPVVSRKVGLIRRKGRTLSPAALQFYEFFSEMKGRRVQARRKDATA; encoded by the coding sequence ATGGCCATCAACTTCAACCTCAACGACCTGCAGGCGTTCCGCGCCGTCGCCGAACTGAGCAACTTCCGCAAGGCGGCCGAAGCGCTGCACGTATCGCAACCCGCGTTCAGCCGGCGCATCGAGAAGCTGGAGGAAGCGCTCGGAGTGCGGCTGCTGGAGCGGACCACGCGGCGGGTGAGCCTGACGGCGGTCGGGCGCGATTTCGACCGGAAGGTGCAGCAGTTGCTTGACGATCTGGATCTCACGCTGCTGGGCATCCGCGGCGTGGCGGCAACGCGCATGGGCGAGGTCACCATCGCCTGCGTGCCGTCGACGGTCTACTACTTCGTGTCGCAGGTGATCTCGCGCTATCACGAGCGCTATCCGAAGGTTCGGGTCAAGGTCTTCGATGCGAGCGCCAACGAGGTGCTGGCCGCGGTCTCGGGCGGAGAGGCGGATTTCGGGCTGAACTTCATTGGGGGCCAGGAACCCGACATCGAGTTCAAGCCCCTGATGGAGGAGCGCTTCGTCGCCGCTTGCCGGCGCGACCATGCTCTCGCCGGCAAGCGCAGGGTGAGCTGGACGGAACTGGCGCAGTACGACTACATCTCGGTGAGCAAGGCGTCCGGAAACCGCCTGCTGCTGGACCAGGCGCTATCGGGTTTGCCGGGACGCCCGCAAGCGATCTACGAGGCGCAGCACGTCACGACGATGCTTGGGTTGGTCGAAGCCGGGCTCGGCGTCGCGGCAGTTCCCTCGATTGCCATGCCGGGCGCTGACCACCCGCTGCTGGTCAGCGTGCCGCTGGTCGAGCCGGTCGTCAGTCGCAAGGTGGGCTTGATCCGTCGCAAGGGTCGCACCCTCTCGCCGGCCGCCCTGCAGTTCTACGAGTTCTTCTCTGAGATGAAGGGCAGGCGCGTCCAGGCCAGAAGAAAGGACGCCACCGCTTGA
- a CDS encoding Bug family tripartite tricarboxylate transporter substrate binding protein, whose protein sequence is MQFRNAPVLCALASAAVLSCSSALAAYPEKSITIVVPTAAGGANDAMARVIGQAMSAALKQPVVVDNKAGANGAIASEFVMRAAPDGYTLMLGYIATHAMNPALQKLRYDPVKDFEPVGMVGSSPTLMVVNPSVKASNAKELVAALKAAPDKTSYASAGNGTAPHFAAEMFKLSTGTSMLHVPYKGSAPAITDTIGGQTQVMFPSLFTAMPYVKAGKLKAIGVAGTKRSPQMPDVPTLKEQGVDNVDVSQWYGIFAPAKTPKPVIEQLNKVLNAALADKSVVKKLEDHGAEVETMTSEQMRTYVQQEQVKWKKVVQAAKLSAD, encoded by the coding sequence ATGCAGTTTCGTAACGCACCCGTCCTGTGTGCCCTGGCCTCGGCGGCCGTGCTCTCGTGCAGCAGCGCGCTCGCCGCCTATCCTGAAAAATCGATCACCATCGTCGTTCCGACCGCCGCCGGCGGCGCCAACGACGCAATGGCGAGAGTCATCGGCCAGGCGATGTCGGCCGCGCTCAAGCAGCCGGTCGTCGTCGATAACAAGGCCGGCGCCAATGGCGCGATCGCCAGCGAGTTCGTCATGCGCGCCGCGCCGGATGGCTACACGCTGATGCTGGGCTATATCGCCACGCATGCGATGAATCCCGCCCTGCAGAAGCTGCGCTACGACCCGGTGAAGGATTTCGAGCCCGTGGGCATGGTCGGAAGTTCCCCGACGCTGATGGTCGTCAACCCTTCAGTGAAGGCGAGCAATGCCAAGGAGCTCGTCGCCGCGCTGAAGGCCGCGCCCGACAAGACAAGCTACGCGTCTGCCGGCAACGGGACCGCGCCGCATTTCGCTGCGGAGATGTTCAAGCTCTCGACCGGCACCAGCATGCTCCATGTGCCGTACAAGGGGTCGGCGCCTGCGATCACCGACACCATCGGTGGCCAGACACAGGTGATGTTCCCGAGCCTCTTCACGGCCATGCCCTACGTCAAGGCAGGCAAGCTCAAGGCAATCGGCGTGGCTGGTACCAAGCGCTCGCCGCAGATGCCGGACGTGCCGACGCTCAAGGAGCAGGGCGTCGACAACGTGGATGTCTCGCAGTGGTACGGCATCTTCGCGCCGGCGAAGACCCCGAAGCCCGTGATCGAGCAACTCAACAAGGTGCTCAATGCGGCTTTGGCCGACAAGAGCGTCGTCAAGAAGCTGGAGGACCACGGCGCCGAGGTTGAAACCATGACTTCCGAGCAAATGCGCACGTATGTGCAGCAGGAGCAGGTCAAGTGGAAGAAGGTGGTCCAGGCTGCAAAGCTTTCGGCCGACTGA
- a CDS encoding 4-oxalomesaconate tautomerase encodes MSRTIPCVLMRAGTSRGPFFLREWLPDDDEERDQALIGAIGASDPLQLDGVGGGSTLNSKVAIVSRSKEPGCDLDYLFAQVGVGHRSVDTRPNCGNMLSGVAPFAIEQGLVEAQDGTTRVRVFNVNTRSRIDVTVRTPGKRVTYEGDARIDGVAGTAAPILLNFLDAWGAVTGKVFPTGRRIDTIDGIEVTCIDAAMPLMIVRARDLGVTGSERPAALDSDAALLERLETLRLQAGLLMGLGDVSGSVIPKPVLVSAGDSPDSITSRYFTPRRCHASHAVTGAIGVLSAFALPGTVASAAAREPGRHNLVLLHPAGQIDVEVELEGRADDATVKAAALVRTARKIMQGEMQLPDYVFTRPEAVAPRSAAFPRKPITIIVPTRAGGGNDTMARIIAAELKPLLGQEVLVDNRAGANGAIASEYVARAEPDGHTLMFGYVGTHAMNPALQKLDYHPVKDFEPVGLIGSSPTLMVANRHAGFDDVRSLLQRLRGEPGSIRYASAGDGTPPHFAAELFQLNTGTKMEGRSHEGAAPAIVDTLDGLAQVMFPSLFTAHPFILDGRLRALAVAAPARLEALPAVPTLSESGIEGVDVSQWYGLFAPARTAPAVIAQVNRALNEVLANPQVVARFERQGASVEAGPPSALRERVRHEFGRWQDVVAEGGLVPQDIRLATD; translated from the coding sequence ATGAGCAGGACCATTCCCTGCGTGCTGATGCGTGCGGGTACTTCGCGCGGCCCCTTCTTCCTGCGGGAATGGCTGCCTGACGACGACGAGGAGCGCGACCAGGCGCTGATCGGCGCGATCGGTGCCTCCGATCCGCTGCAACTCGACGGCGTGGGCGGCGGCAGCACCCTCAACAGCAAGGTCGCCATCGTTTCGCGCTCGAAGGAACCGGGCTGCGACCTGGACTACCTGTTCGCACAGGTGGGGGTCGGGCACCGTTCCGTCGACACGCGGCCGAACTGCGGCAACATGCTGTCGGGCGTCGCGCCCTTCGCGATCGAGCAGGGGCTGGTCGAGGCGCAGGACGGAACCACGCGGGTACGCGTCTTCAACGTCAACACGCGATCGCGCATCGACGTCACGGTCAGGACACCCGGCAAGCGCGTCACCTACGAGGGAGACGCGCGCATCGATGGCGTGGCCGGTACGGCTGCACCGATCCTCCTGAACTTCCTGGATGCATGGGGCGCAGTGACGGGCAAGGTCTTTCCAACCGGCCGGCGTATCGACACGATCGACGGCATCGAGGTGACCTGCATCGATGCGGCCATGCCGCTCATGATCGTGCGCGCGCGTGACCTTGGCGTCACCGGCAGCGAGAGGCCAGCGGCGCTTGATTCAGATGCGGCACTGCTGGAACGGCTCGAAACCTTGCGTCTTCAGGCCGGCCTGCTGATGGGACTGGGAGATGTCTCAGGCAGTGTCATTCCCAAGCCGGTGCTGGTCAGCGCTGGCGACTCGCCGGACAGCATCACTTCGCGCTACTTCACCCCGCGCCGCTGCCATGCATCGCATGCGGTCACCGGTGCGATCGGCGTTCTCAGTGCGTTTGCGCTCCCCGGCACCGTTGCCAGCGCCGCCGCGCGCGAGCCGGGCCGCCACAACCTGGTCCTCTTGCACCCCGCAGGGCAGATCGACGTGGAAGTCGAGCTCGAGGGCAGGGCGGACGACGCGACGGTGAAAGCGGCGGCGCTGGTGCGTACTGCCAGAAAGATCATGCAGGGCGAGATGCAGTTGCCCGACTATGTCTTTACGCGGCCTGAAGCCGTTGCACCTCGGTCGGCCGCGTTCCCGCGCAAACCCATCACGATCATCGTGCCGACGCGCGCCGGCGGTGGCAACGACACGATGGCCAGGATCATCGCGGCCGAACTGAAGCCCCTGCTTGGCCAGGAAGTTCTCGTGGACAACCGAGCCGGCGCCAATGGTGCCATCGCGAGCGAGTACGTGGCCCGGGCGGAACCGGACGGCCACACCCTCATGTTCGGCTACGTGGGCACCCACGCCATGAATCCTGCGCTCCAGAAGCTGGACTACCACCCTGTCAAAGACTTCGAGCCGGTCGGGTTGATCGGATCGTCGCCGACCCTGATGGTGGCCAACCGACACGCCGGCTTCGACGACGTTCGCAGCCTTCTGCAGCGTTTGCGCGGTGAGCCAGGCAGCATCAGGTACGCGTCGGCCGGCGACGGCACGCCGCCACACTTCGCGGCGGAGCTGTTTCAACTCAATACGGGCACGAAGATGGAAGGCAGAAGCCATGAGGGTGCAGCGCCCGCCATCGTGGACACGCTCGATGGTCTCGCGCAGGTCATGTTTCCGAGCCTGTTCACTGCACATCCCTTCATCCTCGACGGCCGGCTACGTGCCCTCGCCGTCGCGGCTCCAGCGCGCCTCGAAGCGCTGCCTGCCGTGCCTACGCTGTCGGAGTCAGGCATCGAAGGGGTCGATGTCTCGCAGTGGTACGGTCTGTTTGCCCCGGCACGCACCGCGCCGGCAGTGATCGCGCAGGTCAACCGCGCCCTGAACGAGGTTCTTGCCAATCCGCAGGTGGTTGCTCGATTCGAACGCCAAGGTGCAAGCGTCGAGGCCGGCCCCCCCTCTGCACTGCGAGAACGCGTTCGGCACGAGTTCGGTCGTTGGCAGGACGTGGTGGCCGAGGGCGGCCTCGTCCCCCAAGACATCCGGCTTGCGACGGATTGA
- a CDS encoding porin, whose product MRKSLITLAALAASGAASAQSSLTLFGVADSAVSHYSVKSAFYNNTSALPSASALAFTEVTRSQTVLSSGANSSSRVGFRGTEDLGGGLAAGFWLESGITQDSGATALASFSRRATVSLSGGFGELRLGRDYVPSYWNESVFDPMGAVGVGENLIKSISGNIATARGPGSAIAANDNAIRASNSVGYFLPRTLGGFYGQVMYALPENVKHSYLSDSTQRGRYYGGRFGYASGPLDVALAYGQSKAADTLVISEAGVVAGTRLSEEIRTINLGASYDFGVIKLMGELSQVKDKAETTTAPATAGRRTLTDNDEYNGAMIGMTVPVGAGVFKASYARVKFKNDLGSAAPTLLALDRDASVNKLALGYVHNLSKRTALYATVARARIKNGQNNPAIMAVGLGGPAFLSTGSGVAGLAPRSATGYDFGLRHAF is encoded by the coding sequence ATGCGTAAGTCCTTGATTACCCTTGCGGCGCTCGCCGCTTCGGGCGCTGCTTCGGCGCAGTCGTCCTTGACGCTTTTCGGCGTCGCGGATAGTGCTGTCAGTCACTACAGCGTCAAAAGCGCCTTCTACAACAATACGTCGGCGCTCCCGTCGGCCTCTGCGCTCGCCTTCACGGAGGTGACGCGCTCGCAGACTGTCCTGTCGAGTGGCGCCAATTCGTCGAGTCGGGTCGGCTTCCGCGGCACCGAGGATCTGGGCGGCGGGCTGGCGGCGGGGTTTTGGCTCGAGTCAGGCATCACCCAGGACAGCGGCGCGACCGCTTTGGCCTCCTTCAGTCGCCGCGCGACGGTGAGCCTGTCGGGCGGATTCGGCGAACTCCGACTTGGCCGAGACTATGTTCCGAGCTACTGGAACGAGAGCGTGTTCGACCCAATGGGCGCCGTGGGCGTCGGCGAGAATCTCATCAAGAGCATAAGCGGCAACATTGCCACGGCGCGCGGCCCCGGCTCCGCCATCGCTGCAAACGACAACGCGATCCGGGCATCCAACAGCGTGGGTTACTTTCTGCCCCGCACCCTCGGCGGCTTCTATGGCCAGGTCATGTACGCCCTGCCTGAGAACGTGAAACACAGTTACCTGTCCGACAGTACCCAACGCGGACGCTACTACGGCGGCCGATTTGGCTATGCAAGCGGCCCGCTCGACGTGGCGCTTGCCTATGGACAGAGTAAAGCCGCAGACACCTTGGTGATCAGCGAGGCCGGAGTCGTGGCCGGTACCCGGCTTTCCGAAGAGATTCGCACCATCAACTTGGGAGCATCCTACGATTTTGGTGTGATCAAGCTGATGGGCGAGTTGTCGCAAGTCAAGGACAAGGCGGAGACCACCACTGCTCCCGCGACCGCCGGCAGACGCACCTTGACGGACAACGACGAGTACAACGGCGCCATGATCGGCATGACGGTCCCGGTCGGTGCTGGCGTATTCAAGGCCTCATACGCCCGCGTCAAGTTCAAGAACGACCTGGGCTCCGCCGCGCCGACGTTGCTGGCCCTGGATCGGGATGCGTCGGTGAACAAACTCGCGCTCGGCTACGTGCACAACCTGTCGAAGCGGACCGCGCTCTATGCAACCGTGGCGCGCGCCCGGATCAAGAACGGACAGAACAATCCCGCAATCATGGCCGTCGGACTTGGGGGCCCAGCCTTCTTGTCTACGGGGTCGGGCGTGGCGGGTTTGGCACCGCGCAGCGCCACGGGCTACGACTTCGGGCTGCGCCACGCATTTTGA